The genomic stretch AAGCTTATACAAATTCAAACAGAGTTTGTACGAGCAGGCGATATTGTTGTCTGTCAAGCCGGTGAGATCGTGGCCGTTGACGGCATTGTATGCGGCGGTCAGTCTGCAGCGGATGAGTCACTGCTCACTGGCGAAAGCCTGCCGATTGCTAAGCGTGAGGGAGATTCGGTGTGGGCAGGAACACATAATATAAGTTCAGACTTGAGAATCCGCACGAAGGCTGCGGGACATGATACGATGCTGAATCGGATTCAAGAGCTGGTACGGCAAGCACAGCGTTCGAAATCCAATATTCAACGCAATGTTGACGCAGCGGCAAGCTGGTTTGTGCCGATGATGCTTGCTTTTGCGCTTGCTACGGTTCTAATGTGGGGGTTATTTCTAGATCCAGGCAATTGGGGCCAGGCTTTCATTTGTGCAATTGCTGTGCTGTTAGCCGCTTGTCCCTGCGCGCTTGGCTTAGCGGCGCCGATCTCTCTAGTGCTTGCATCCGGCAAGCTAGCCAAGTACGGAATAATTGCCAAGGAAGCGGGAGCGCTTGAAAGAATGGCAAAAATTCAAACGATTATTTTCGATAAAACGGGTACTTTAACCGAAGGCAAGCCTCATGTCAGCACTGTACTGGCAATAAAGAGAAGCAGAGCTTCTTTGCTCCGATTAGCGGCTGCTGCTGAAGCAGAAGCCGTTCACCCGCTTTCTATTGCGATTGTTCATGAAGCTGGCAAGCAAGGCTTAGTTATTCCAAAGGTAAGTGATTTTTTGTTTACACCTGGAGGCGGAGTAGAAGCTGTCATTGAAGACCAGCAATTTGCCATTGGCAATGCCAAATTTGCTTCGGATCGGGGCTGGGCGATGAACACCGAGGTGTCAAGCTTTGCAGAGCAGCGTCAGGAGAGTGGGGAAACGCTGCTTTATGCTGCCGTAGAAGGACAGTGCATAGGCGTTATTGCATTAAGCGATAAAGTGAAGGCTAACGCGAGAGAAACGATTAGAGAACTCAAAGCGTTAGGTGTCGCTTCGCTGCTTGCTACCGGTGACCATGAAGCGCCTGCTCGAGCTGTAGCTAAAGCGACAGGCATCACTAATTTATATTCTTCAATGCTGCCCGAGAGCAAGGTTGCGTTAGTGGAGCTGCTGAAGCGTCAAGGCAAGCGTGTCGCCATGGCAGGCGATGGCTGGAATGATGCGCCTGCATTAGCGGCCGCCGATGTGGGGCTTGCAATGGGGGAGGGGGCTGACGCAGCACTAAGCGCAGGTCATATGACGCTATTGTTCTCACGGCTGCAGGCAATACCAGAAGCGATTAAAATTAGCCGCTTAACGATTCGAAATGTGCGTCAAAACCTAACCTTTGCATTCCTATATAATGTGCTCATTATCCCCTTTGCCGCGTTTGGTCTGCTTGAGCCTTGGATGGCTGGGACCGCGATGGCGCTTAGCTCCGTATCGGTCGTTGCTAATGCGCTTAGGCTGAGCGGCCAGCTGAGACGACGAGCTGGAGCTGGACAATGACTATTACATGGCAGCAAATCGGGTTTATTATTTTAACCGGATTGTTCAGCGCACCGCATTGTATTGGCATGTGCGGAGGCATCGTATCGGCAGTGTCCTTGAACTCCTCCGCATCGGTAACGAAATCAATGCTCCTTTATAATGCAGGTCGAATATTATCTTATACCTTGCTGGGAAGTGTGATGGGTGCTGTTGGCTCCTTCGTCGATGTAGCAGGCAGACTCGCAGGGGTACAGGGCTTAGCTTCTATTATAGGCGGCTGCTTCTTGCTGCTCTGGCTGTGGAGGAGATTTCAGCTGCCATTCATGCATCGATTATCGGCCTTTCTCCATAAGCGCTTGGCTGGGGGAGTACAGCGGTCAGAAAGTCAAGAAACTAGACATTTGCTCGCTACGGGAATTTCGTTCGGTTTTTTGCCCTGCGGCCTGACCTATGCGATGCAAATGACGGCAGCCTCCACGGGATCATGGCTCGAAGGGGCGGCCGTCATGGCCTTATTCGGTTTATCAACCTTTCCTGCGTTAGCGGCGGCTGCATCTATCGCAGCATTCGCAAACAAAAAGTGGCGTCGGTTTATGAGGAAAGCGAGTGTAGCAACGGCTTTAGCTGTTGGAATCATCTCGATATTGCGAGGACTGGCCGCTAACGGCTTTATTCCTTCTATTAATCCGTGGCTGTGGTAAGAAAGCAATGCTGCTAATGAATCGCTTGCAGCACTCTAACGAGGGTGTAGCTATGCTCTGCTTTTTCCAGCGTTATTGTTGCTTTCCATTTGCCTGCCATCAAAGGTATTCCTTCACCAGAATACTTTCCTGGCAGAACTTCAGTCATTTGAAATTCATAATCTCCACAAACCATATTCAGCATTTCAAGCTTGACGGAAAGAATTGCACCCTGCAAGGGAGCACCCGTTAGATCTGTAAGGCCAACCTCGAAGTGGTTTTCTTGAAGCACCTTGGCAGGGTAGGCATCTATCTCCCAAACAGCTTGACCAAGCTCAAATGTATGTTCTGTAATTGGGGGAGCAGCTTTAGCTCCTGAACGGAGCCAAATAAATGTCAAGCTGGCAAGCAGCGCTAGCACAACAAATATGAGTATATATTTGATGAAGGGAGCATGTGCTTTTGGCTCAGACGTCATTTTTAATAAAAACCTCCTTCGCCTTAATCCGAATATCGCTCATTACGTTACCTATGCGGTGAATGCTGTGAGCAGAACTGGTACCCTTCATTTCATATAGCTAGGTCAGTATTGGACAAATTTTATGGGTCAATGTTATATTTACTACTGATAATCTCATAGATTGAAGTGAACAGGTGCAGGAGCTAAGCGATGAGGATGAATGTCCACATAGATGGTCTTAGCTTACGCTTAATAGGGAAGCTCGGTGAAAATCCGGCACGGACCCGCCACTGTAAGGCACAGCAGCTATGCAATAGCAGCGCTGCAGCTGCCGAGTCAGAAAATCTGCCTGTTTATGTAACGCTTAAACCTACGTGGACTTGGGGAAAGTGTTGGAGAAGCTATTCGCTTAAGCTAACGGCTAAGCAGCGTATAACAGCATTTCTGACACCTTTGTCAGAGATGCTTTTTGTTGTTCATACGAAAAAAATTATGGGAGTGTAGTAAAAGATGATTGGAAAAAACAGTAATAGGATGAAGCTGTTATTCGCTTTGCTATTGTCGATGCTGGTTATGATTACAGCTGCATGCGGTGATGTCAAGGATACCGAGAACAAGCCAACAAATACAGCAAATCAATCTGGGCAAACAACGACGCATGAGCCTTCGCCAGAAGGGAGTGCCACTGTTTATCCCTTTAC from Paenibacillus sp. FSL H8-0548 encodes the following:
- a CDS encoding heavy metal translocating P-type ATPase, which gives rise to MEHAAQVDEFIPDVTIDFAVQGMSCSACAARIEKAVGKMDGVQMAAVSFPLRTAWVQFKSEQLGPEQIADRVKQLGFVALLNETAKEGLEQEHKTLKVRLIMSAVLTLPLLTGMLQHIPLLEPLLASLPLWLTMPWLQLVLATVIQFVIGMPFYFGAYHAVRERSANMDVLVVIGTTAAYLYSHYVVFLNGWLQPLSAFATHAAPLYFETSAVVITAVLLGKFIEASASIRAQQGTEGYGKLQTQTACVERGGKLIQIQTEFVRAGDIVVCQAGEIVAVDGIVCGGQSAADESLLTGESLPIAKREGDSVWAGTHNISSDLRIRTKAAGHDTMLNRIQELVRQAQRSKSNIQRNVDAAASWFVPMMLAFALATVLMWGLFLDPGNWGQAFICAIAVLLAACPCALGLAAPISLVLASGKLAKYGIIAKEAGALERMAKIQTIIFDKTGTLTEGKPHVSTVLAIKRSRASLLRLAAAAEAEAVHPLSIAIVHEAGKQGLVIPKVSDFLFTPGGGVEAVIEDQQFAIGNAKFASDRGWAMNTEVSSFAEQRQESGETLLYAAVEGQCIGVIALSDKVKANARETIRELKALGVASLLATGDHEAPARAVAKATGITNLYSSMLPESKVALVELLKRQGKRVAMAGDGWNDAPALAAADVGLAMGEGADAALSAGHMTLLFSRLQAIPEAIKISRLTIRNVRQNLTFAFLYNVLIIPFAAFGLLEPWMAGTAMALSSVSVVANALRLSGQLRRRAGAGQ
- a CDS encoding sulfite exporter TauE/SafE family protein, yielding MTITWQQIGFIILTGLFSAPHCIGMCGGIVSAVSLNSSASVTKSMLLYNAGRILSYTLLGSVMGAVGSFVDVAGRLAGVQGLASIIGGCFLLLWLWRRFQLPFMHRLSAFLHKRLAGGVQRSESQETRHLLATGISFGFLPCGLTYAMQMTAASTGSWLEGAAVMALFGLSTFPALAAAASIAAFANKKWRRFMRKASVATALAVGIISILRGLAANGFIPSINPWLW